The proteins below come from a single Octopus sinensis linkage group LG10, ASM634580v1, whole genome shotgun sequence genomic window:
- the LOC115216825 gene encoding tubulin alpha-4 chain-like → MTGEIVSINIGQAGVQFAESCWELYCLEHGVEPDGRLKCNCFHEHKNNRLDSIFYETEKSLIVPRAMFIDLEPTVIDVVRSGKFKSLFHPNTFLSGKEDAANNFARGYYGVGREALEVAVERIEKLAEDCDQLQGFLISHSLGGGTGSGFTAILAQALSQLFPKKSKINFIVYPSPHLSTSMVEPYNSLLTTHCTMDHSDCSFLLDNEAIYKICHNKLKVSRPMYKNLNQVISHVLSSITTPLRFEGSLQVNLSAFQTNLVPYPRIHFPLATYSPLMSDVNILRSVVSIQHLTNQCFAPHNQMVNCSPQSGKYMACCLLYRGDVCPSKVNYALQNIKRSSKIHFVDWCPTGFKIGINSQPPFSVPGSDIGNSIRAVCMLSNTTAIREAWARLDYKFDLMFRKKAFVHWYISEGMTLDEFLETRENMAALEEDYKEAGADTVFVDEEEQGVAEY, encoded by the exons ATGACC GGAGAAATTGTGAGCATCAATATTGGACAAGCTGGCGTTCAGTTTGCTGAATCCTGTTGGGAATTGTATTGTCTTGAACATGGAGTTGAGCCTGATGGCAGACTAAAATGTAACTGTTTTCACGAGCACAAAAACAATCGTCTTGACTCAATATTTTACGAAACAGAGAAATCTTTAATTGTTCCTCGTGCTATGTTTATTGACCTTGAACCAACCGTAATTG ATGTTGTACGTTCCGGAAAATTCAAGAGCCTCTTTCATCCAAACACTTTTCTGTCTGGGAAAGAAGATGCTGCCAATAACTTTGCCCGTGGCTACTATGGGGTTGGCCGAGAAGCGTTAGAGGTTGCTGTTGAGAGAATAGAAAAACTTGCTGAAGACTGCGATCAGTTACAAG GTTTCCTTATTTCTCACAGTTTAGGTGGCGGTACCGGTTCTGGTTTCACAGCAATCCTAGCACAAGCTCTTAGTCAGCTCTTTCCAAAGAAATCAAAGATTAATTTCATTGTTTACCCGTCACCTCATTTATCGACAAGCATGGTGGAACCATACAACTCACTGCTCACCACACACTGCACTATGGACCATTCCGACTGCAGTTTCCTTCTTGACAATGAAGCTATTTATAAAATCTGTCATAACAAGCTTAAAGTTTCACGTCCAATGTACAAAAACCTGAACCAGGTCATTTCTCATGTACTCAGCTCAATTACAACCCCACTACGTTTTGAAGGTTCCCTTCAAGTAAACCTTAGTGCATTTCAGACCAACCTGGTACCTTATCCTCGAATTCACTTTCCCCTGGCCACTTACTCTCCACTAATGTCAGACGTGAATATTTTACGCTCAGTGGTAAGCATTCAACATTTAACCAACCAGTGTTTTGCACCTCACAATCAAATGGTTAATTGTTCACCTCAATCTGGTAAATACATGGCATGTTGCCTCCTCTACAGAGGCGATGTTTGCCCAAGTAAGGTTAATTATGCATTGCAAAACATCAAGCGATCAAGCAAGATACATTTTGTTGACTGGTGTCCGACTGGATTCAAAATAGGCATCAACAGTCAACCCCCATTTTCAGTTCCTGGTAGTGACATAGGGAATTCTATTCGAGCTGTTTGCATGCTTAGTAATACAACAGCAATTCGTGAAGCCTGGGCACGTCTTGATTAcaaatttgatttaatgtttCGCAAAAAAGCTTTTGTTCATTGGTATATTTCTGAAGGCATGACATTAGATGAATTTCTTGAGACACGAGAAAATATGGCTGCACTGGAAGAAGACTACAAGGAGGCTGGTGCTGACACAGTATTTGTGGATGAAGAGGAACAAGGAGTGGCAGAATATTGA